Below is a window of Leishmania major strain Friedlin complete genome, chromosome 29 DNA.
agccctccctcttcctcggtGTGCCTCTTTATTCAGCTCTGCCACTCCTCTGCGCTGTATACGGTGCCACCGATCTTTCCCAGTGCAGCCCCTCACACGGCGTAAGTGCAAAACCCAGCTGCCGCCCAATATCTGCCGGCTCCCTCTACCTATTATGAACCGAGTGAAGCAGATGGCATGGCTGAATCCCCACTCACGCGAGGCTGCCGGGCAggatggcggcgatggggcagagagagagagagagagagaaaaaaagggagccTCTTCGCGAATAAGCCACTCATGCGAAAGTCTGCTGAGAGCAAGCgaggaaaagggaggaggaagggcggcagaggaggagttGAGCCAGATGCGGCGGCACCCTCTCGAGGTACGCAGAGATGCCGAGcccgcacacacccgcatgGCACACGCGTCGGCACGAAAAAAGTAAACGTCCAGAAGGAAAACACAAGGAGAGCGAAAACGATAATGCCAACCATAAAAACTGCGCACGAATGCGTGACtgagaagagaggaagacacACAAGTAGAAGAAGCCCAGTTTGAATTTATGTTCACATTAAAGAAGTGTCCGCGCCAGCTCCATTATCGCAAGGTGGAAGTCttttgggggagggggggagtAGACGGCTATCGTTGTAGTTGTCGCTCTGAGAGACGGGTCGCCAGGAGCGCGCTCGCAACAGCAACGATGGTGATAGCCAGGTGACCCAGACGCCGAGGTGCGCCaaggggagggtggggacAGCGTCGGGCGACTGGCCTGTTACAGATCGCCCTCGTCCACTGCTTCAGCTTTCTCGTCCGCATTGGCGTCAACCTTcggctgctcctcctcttcctcagCCTCTGTGTCGGAGACGGTGTACTCGGCGTCgtccggcggcagcagcgagtcgTCCGCGCTCAGGTcaacgctgctgcggagcaGACGGTTAATGCGCTTCGAGTAGGCAGCCACGTCCGCCACCGGGAACTCGGCCTGCAAGTTTGCCGTATCGTACAGCACCCACGCGATGTCTGTCGCCACCTCGTCATTCTCGTCCACGGTGAAGCGCTTGAACATCTCGTCCACCAGCGGGTGGCGGTAGTTCACCTCCAACACACGCTCGGCAGTCATCTGCTGGTTAGCGAGGGACATTGATTGGCCGCGCATGATGCTGGCCAGGCGCGCCGTGATCTGGTTCTCACCGGAGGACACAATAAATGCCTCATTCGTCATGCGTTTCGTCAAGATAACCTTGCGCACCTCCGAGTACCCGAagagcacgcgcaggtgAGTGAAGAAGGAATCGTACTTCTCCTTGCGCTTTCTATCAGCCACTCGCTGCCGCGCGTCGCTCTCCTCAAActgcaccccctcctttGCGAGGTTGATGAGCTTCTTGCCCGCAAAGTCAGTCAGCTGCGACACAACGTACTCGTCGATGGCGTCCGTCATGAAGATCACCTCAACATCGTGGTTGACGgcgtcctccagcaccggGGACTTCTTGATCCGCGCCACCGAGTCGCCGGAGAGGTAGTAGATGCCCTTCTGCCCTTTCTTCATGCGGTCCACGTAGGTCTGGAGGCTGATGTACTCGCTTTCACTTCTACTGGACTTGTAGCGGAACAGCTTCGTGAGGCGATTGCGGTTGTTGCTGTCCAGCATGACACCGAGACGGAGATGCTTGCCATACAGCTCCCAGAACTTGGTGTAGGCCGGCTTCTtgaggtgcgtgtgtccaGACAGAGCCGGGTTCTCCACCTGCTTCCCGTCCGCGATCGCCTCGTCCTGCGCCGCAATGTCGGCGAACATGCTCAGCGTCTTGCGCACAAGTTTCTTCTTGATCACGCGCAGAATACGGctctcctgcagcacctcacGCGACACGTTCAGCGGCAAGTCGTTGCTGTCCACAATGCCCTTGACAAAGTTCAGGTAGCGCGGCAGCAAGTCGCGGAACTCGTCCGTGATGAAGACGCGGCGCACGTACAGCTTGATGTTCGTGTTTGGGGCAGCGTTGTCGTCGGAGAAGGACGCCGGATCCACGGTGGTGGGAACGAAGAGGATCGAGTCGAAatccacctctccctccacctTGAAGTGGCTGAAGTACAAGGGGTCACGGTAGTCGCCGGAGAAGGCCTTGTAGAACTTGTGgtactcctcctccgtcacgTTGCCGATCGGACGGGTCCAGATCGGGCGGTTCTCGTTCACCAGCACCCAGCGCCTCTCCTTTGCAACGCCCTGTGTGCCCCCCTCCTTGTCCGagtcctcctccacggcacCCTCGTCGAGgctcccctcctccgcggccggctccggcgtcgctgccgtgctcgccacctccacctcctcctggACGTAGATGGGGAAGTTGATGAACTCGCTGTACTGATGAATCGTCTTCTTGATCGTTTCAGCGGACAGGAACTGCTCAGCGTCTGGCTTTAGCTCGATGGTGATCTCGGTGCCGCGGCCGAGCGTATTGCCGCGAGGGTCGGGGTAGAGGAAGTACTGTCCATCTCCCTTAGACTCCCAGACATActgctcgtcgctgtcgtcgctcTTGGAcgcgacgcgcacgcggtCGCCGACGAGGAAGACCGAGTAGAAGCCGACGCCAAACTGGCCAATCAGGTTGTTTTggtcgccgccaccagcgccgacaCCCTCCTGAAGCTTCTCGAGAAAGTGCTTGGTGCCGGAGGTGCCGAGGGAGCCGAGATGCTTTGCCAGTTCCTCCTTCGTCAtgccgacaccgccgtcgcgcagAATGAgctcgctcttctccttgtCGAAGGAGATGCGGAGGTCCATCGTCGGGGCCTCGCCATCCTTGGTGAGCGGCTCCTTGGGGGAGGTGAGGTAGAGTACACGAATCTTGTCAagtgcgtcgctgccgttcgATATCAGCTCGCGCAAGAAAACAGCGCGGTTGGTGTAAAGGGAGTTGACGAGGATGTCCAGCATCTTCGACACCTCTGCCTGGAAGGCGATGGGGGTGCCGCGGCCATCACCAGCGGACACCGTGACGgagcccagcagcagcagtgccacgAGCACCACGCGGAGCAAGCTCGAGTTCGCCATGGTTGGCCTCTGCGCCCGACAAGGGAAAAGAAACCTTTTAAGAGAAGACGACAACACCGAACGGAGATCGGGAGCGAAACCGGAAAGGGTGTCGGGCTGCTCTGCAGACCCGGCAGTGTTTGCTACGATGTACTAAACAAGAGGGCTGCCACGGACTAGAGCTGACTCTAACTGTTTCTTCGAATACGGCGACTTACTCTGTagctgcgcggcggctgaaGAGTGCCGAGAGAAGAAGATCGGctctcacacacgcacgtgtgtgtgcgtgcacacaAGTCTCCGCTacaagggagagggggaaaaggaggcagaggcaggggcagggacacacacacacacacctacacacagggagggaaagagagagagctcgTATTTGCACGAGAATAGAAAAGCACAGTGGGCGAACAATAAAAAAGTGAGCGATCGAGCTGCGAGGGGTGAAAGCGTGCAGCCGCGAAAGCACAGGAGAGAacgaaggcggaggcgtgcgAGTAGGCGAGACGGGAGTGAGTGCCCCgcacggcgtgtgcgtgcagaggaagagggtggCGAAGGGGGCTGCCACATGTGTCACTGCCGCTGTCCTGCGCGTATCAACAACAGCAAGAGCAGAACAGAACAAAGCAATGCAGAGCAGTCACGCGAGCGTTTTGTTGCCGGGTGATAATACGGaaaggcagcggtgcggttGTGCACAGAGTGAAcgtcccacacacacacacacacacacgttgGGCTCAGGTAGCATTGGATAGGAATGACGGACAAGTGGTGACAACACACATGGGCACGGCACTGCGTTGACGACAGAAGTAAAGGAGAAGCACCTGTCCTCTCGCCGTGGGCGGTTGCACTTGACCTAGATGCAGATGGAAACAAAGTGCCTCCCCTAACTTCGTGGCCAACTTGCATGTACACGCCGGTTATCCAGTCCGGGCCACGCATGTGAGGCAGAGGGCAGCCGAGggagcgcgctgcgctcTATTGCTgtcacgccgctgccgttttTTCAGGGTGTGCTGCTTTGAAGGTGATGCATGCCTGGCGAGCCACGCACTTCCAGCTACAATCACGGCGTTgtgaaaacaaaaaaatcgCTGTCAAGCAGCCACACACGTCGCCAGCGGCAAGCCACTTTTGAGTCCCTTCACTGAATGGTGCGCTTCGTGCCACCCTCACCTTCGTCCTCCACGCGAAAGATGCGCACCACCGGGCCAACCGGCAgcgtggccgcggcgccggcagcaccaccgtcgccgatGCCCCCCAGgctccgctgcgcgcgctcgtAGCGCAACTGCATGCAACGTTGGCGGTCTTGCACGGCGAAGTAACGCGGCAGCAGGTACGACACGGCCAGCCAACCAAACAAGCCGGCGCCGAAGACACACAGCACCACCTGCAGTTTGCGCAGCATCGACAGATTGTGCCTCAGGTCCCTCTGACGTTTTTCTCGCTGGTACTTGTCAACCCCCTGGTTCATAATCTGCTGCGCTCGCGCCGAGCTCTTCACATCAAACTTACGGCTTGTAGACTCGCTCACAAACTGGCGTGCCTTACACGCCTCTCTCTGACGTCTCTCCACCTCATCCAATGGGATGCCAAGCTCCTTCTCCGGATTTTGACGTGCAGCGCGAAGCAACCCCTGGACGCTGTCGGTGGTCGCTCGGGCCGACTTCACCGCATCGCCCGCAGATGACGAGCTGaagccgccactgctgtggCGACTAGCCATCCTCAGGGAAGGATGGGGAGAGAGCCCGGAGATGAGCAGAGTGGTACGGGTGAGCACGCAGCAAATGTGAGCAAGCGAAGGAAAAAGAGGCCGAGGACGTCAGCGGCACGGAAATGGAAACGCCTCGAAGTGCTGCTACTCGCGCGCACAAGCGCATACGCGGCCTGTGTTCTCCTGGCGCagcctcccctctctcttgtcgttggagcgccgccgtgctgctaTCGCACCTGTGTATGCTTACACCGTAAGCCAAAGGCAAACACGGCAGTGTccacacgtgcacagaggGGCGGGTGATAAGAGAagaagagacagagagacagt
It encodes the following:
- the LPG3 gene encoding putative lipophosphoglycan biosynthetic protein (previous protein_id=AAZ09526.1), whose translation is MANSSLLRVVLVALLLLGSVTVSAGDGRGTPIAFQAEVSKMLDILVNSLYTNRAVFLRELISNGSDALDKIRVLYLTSPKEPLTKDGEAPTMDLRISFDKEKSELILRDGGVGMTKEELAKHLGSLGTSGTKHFLEKLQEGVGAGGGDQNNLIGQFGVGFYSVFLVGDRVRVASKSDDSDEQYVWESKGDGQYFLYPDPRGNTLGRGTEITIELKPDAEQFLSAETIKKTIHQYSEFINFPIYVQEEVEVASTAATPEPAAEEGSLDEGAVEEDSDKEGGTQGVAKERRWVLVNENRPIWTRPIGNVTEEEYHKFYKAFSGDYRDPLYFSHFKVEGEVDFDSILFVPTTVDPASFSDDNAAPNTNIKLYVRRVFITDEFRDLLPRYLNFVKGIVDSNDLPLNVSREVLQESRILRVIKKKLVRKTLSMFADIAAQDEAIADGKQVENPALSGHTHLKKPAYTKFWELYGKHLRLGVMLDSNNRNRLTKLFRYKSSRSESEYISLQTYVDRMKKGQKGIYYLSGDSVARIKKSPVLEDAVNHDVEVIFMTDAIDEYVVSQLTDFAGKKLINLAKEGVQFEESDARQRVADRKRKEKYDSFFTHLRVLFGYSEVRKVILTKRMTNEAFIVSSGENQITARLASIMRGQSMSLANQQMTAERVLEVNYRHPLVDEMFKRFTVDENDEVATDIAWVLYDTANLQAEFPVADVAAYSKRINRLLRSSVDLSADDSLLPPDDAEYTVSDTEAEEEEEQPKVDANADEKAEAVDEGDL
- a CDS encoding conserved hypothetical protein (previous protein_id=AAZ09527.1), which encodes MASRHSSGGFSSSSAGDAVKSARATTDSVQGLLRAARQNPEKELGIPLDEVERRQREACKARQFVSESTSRKFDVKSSARAQQIMNQGVDKYQREKRQRDLRHNLSMLRKLQVVLCVFGAGLFGWLAVSYLLPRYFAVQDRQRCMQLRYERAQRSLGGIGDGGAAGAAATLPVGPVVRIFRVEDEGEGGTKRTIQ